The following coding sequences are from one Triticum dicoccoides isolate Atlit2015 ecotype Zavitan chromosome 4A, WEW_v2.0, whole genome shotgun sequence window:
- the LOC119286668 gene encoding uncharacterized protein LOC119286668 yields MDCSFVKDTFIDATNIVVKRALEGLNDSTLGDPKRRIMLESVSQTLPTQVPEVAKVHAMFVGLIDLSKKLEVGQTEFTKGSERDEHAAAEVELKIKSGHEVSKAAIGDLSNLDKKCAEMEVQEAALKVQLEEATASLQKLKLEREQRRQAHNAHQSELKDLVKSLQDTNAGKHTRLAEFEQKTAKLKIEASQLLNSLQNWRAP; encoded by the coding sequence ATGGACTGCAGCTTTGTCAAAGACACGTTTATAGATGCCACAAATATTGTGGTGAAACGAGCCCTCGAAGGACTGAACGACTCTACCCTTGGTGATCCCAAGCGACGCATCATGCTTGAGAGCGTTTCTCAGACGCTGCCCACGCAAGTACCTGAGGTAGCTAAGGTGCATGCCATGTTTGTCGGGCTTATTGACCTTTCCAAGAAATTGGAGGTTGGCCAAACTGAGTTCACAAAGGGATCCGAGCGAGATGAACATGCTGCTGCTGAAGTCGAGCTTAAGATTAAGTCCGGTCACGAAGTTTCCAAGGCTGCGATTGGGGACTTATCTAACCTAGACAAGAAGTGTGCTGAAATGGAGGTGCAGGAAGCAGCGCTTAAGGTGCAGCTTGAGGAGGCTACCGCCAGTTTGCAGAAGCTTAAACTAGAGAGGGAACAGCGCCGACAAGCACATAATGCTCATCAATCTGAACTGAAGGATTTGGTGAAGAGTCTACAGGACACCAACGCCGGCAAGCATACAAGGCTTGCTGAATTTGAACAAAAGACGGCAAAATtaaagattgaagcaagtcagttgTTGAACAGCCTGCAGAACTGGCGAGCTCCTTGA